The Dokdonella koreensis DS-123 genome has a segment encoding these proteins:
- a CDS encoding glutathione S-transferase family protein yields the protein MAPTITAFERSPDRGKGLARDMRVRWALEEVGVAYDVRLLPFEAMKRHAHLALHPFGQIPTYEEDDLVLFESGAIVLHLAQRHAGLLPKDADARARAISWMFAALNTMEPPIIERGMAYLFEREKPWYAERMPMLEQRVDVRLAQLSARLGDAGWLDGTFSAGDLMMVSVLLRLGSSRPLDAYPNLAAYVARGEARPAYGRAFADQLAVFTGTPAPGQA from the coding sequence ATGGCCCCGACCATCACGGCCTTTGAACGCTCACCGGATCGCGGCAAGGGACTGGCGCGCGACATGCGCGTGCGCTGGGCGCTCGAGGAAGTCGGCGTGGCGTACGACGTCCGGCTGCTCCCGTTCGAGGCGATGAAGCGACACGCCCACCTGGCGCTGCATCCGTTCGGGCAGATCCCGACCTATGAAGAGGACGATCTGGTCCTGTTCGAATCGGGTGCCATCGTGCTCCATCTCGCCCAGCGCCATGCCGGCCTGCTTCCGAAGGACGCCGACGCCCGGGCGCGCGCGATCTCATGGATGTTCGCCGCACTCAATACGATGGAACCGCCGATCATCGAGCGCGGGATGGCCTATCTGTTCGAGCGCGAAAAACCCTGGTACGCCGAGCGCATGCCGATGCTGGAGCAGCGTGTCGATGTCCGGCTGGCGCAGCTGTCCGCCCGCCTGGGCGATGCCGGCTGGCTCGACGGCACTTTCAGCGCGGGCGACCTGATGATGGTGTCGGTGCTGCTCCGGCTGGGCAGCTCGAGACCGCTGGACGCCTATCCCAACCTGGCCGCATATGTCGCCCGTGGCGAAGCACGGCCCGCCTACGGGCGGGCTTTCGCCGACCAGCTGGCGGTGTTCACCGGCACCCCGGCGCCGGGCCAGGCCTGA
- a CDS encoding RNA-binding S4 domain-containing protein — protein MSASDTRNEPPASGVRLDLWLWAARFFKTRSLAKQAIETGKVEVQGQRAKPARTVRIGDALRIVRGEEVFEVGVAALAVTRGPAGAARALYTESDDARRARETRMAELRAARAGYQAPQQRPDKRARRLIRLLGDIDAL, from the coding sequence ATGAGCGCATCCGACACGCGAAACGAGCCGCCGGCATCCGGTGTGCGCCTGGACCTGTGGCTGTGGGCGGCGCGGTTCTTCAAGACGCGCAGCCTGGCCAAGCAGGCGATCGAGACCGGCAAGGTCGAGGTCCAGGGCCAGCGGGCAAAGCCTGCGCGCACGGTGCGCATCGGCGATGCGCTGCGCATCGTCCGCGGCGAAGAGGTCTTCGAGGTCGGCGTGGCGGCCCTGGCGGTCACCCGCGGCCCGGCCGGTGCTGCCCGCGCGCTGTATACCGAATCGGATGATGCGCGGCGCGCACGCGAGACGCGCATGGCGGAGCTGCGCGCGGCGCGGGCCGGTTACCAGGCGCCGCAGCAGCGCCCGGACAAACGCGCGCGGCGGCTGATCCGGTTGCTGGGCGACATCGACGCGCTGTGA
- a CDS encoding PQQ-binding-like beta-propeller repeat protein: MYDAAMQSEQARGRMWSFGFRALVEADIDGNRAPEVAALSKEHTMVAVASGREGSKLASFVAASDSRTATLLDDVDGDGRVDLAVVGPNVAGFDAQTGLPAWVIPDTSSGEPIGSVRAIAAIDRAEEGYSDLLLGGEFGWHARLTVVDGRSKAIKQQIDGSVLGMRAVAEMVVADIDGDGIEDYLVAAQPVILMVQGLKVAAFSGRDGTALWMADVGGMSVQDLLWLDDLQAPSGRSIVVVSGDGLRAFDGASGSALWTLSRPTHGAVLVPNGEKGSEIAVFFYDTIDFLDSATHVSLRQYTLPSFLRAVRPLDAGLDALLIGTEQGLLLLDGLTGSILGESRYLGPALAHAASLSARRLSDQVWLIAAATGNGVYRYRLALTGTVFANGFE, encoded by the coding sequence TTGTACGACGCCGCGATGCAGTCAGAGCAGGCCCGGGGACGTATGTGGTCGTTTGGTTTTCGCGCGCTCGTTGAAGCCGACATCGATGGCAACCGAGCGCCTGAGGTTGCTGCGCTGTCGAAAGAGCACACGATGGTGGCTGTTGCGAGCGGCCGTGAGGGTAGCAAGCTGGCGTCGTTCGTCGCGGCTTCCGATTCGCGCACCGCGACGCTGCTCGACGACGTCGATGGAGACGGGCGCGTCGACCTCGCGGTGGTCGGCCCGAATGTGGCTGGTTTCGACGCGCAGACCGGATTGCCGGCATGGGTAATTCCAGACACGTCCTCTGGCGAGCCGATCGGCTCGGTTCGCGCGATCGCTGCGATCGACCGTGCCGAGGAAGGCTATAGCGATCTGTTGCTGGGTGGGGAATTCGGTTGGCATGCCCGTCTTACCGTAGTGGATGGCCGTAGCAAAGCCATAAAGCAGCAGATCGATGGCTCGGTGCTGGGCATGCGCGCGGTCGCTGAGATGGTCGTCGCCGACATCGACGGCGATGGCATCGAGGACTATCTGGTTGCGGCCCAGCCGGTGATCTTGATGGTCCAGGGACTCAAGGTCGCGGCCTTCTCTGGCCGTGACGGGACGGCGCTATGGATGGCCGATGTCGGGGGTATGTCGGTACAGGATCTATTGTGGCTGGATGATCTTCAGGCGCCGTCGGGTCGGTCGATCGTGGTCGTCTCGGGCGACGGCTTGCGTGCCTTCGATGGTGCCAGCGGTAGCGCCCTGTGGACCCTGTCGCGTCCCACGCATGGGGCCGTCTTGGTACCGAACGGTGAGAAGGGTTCTGAGATCGCGGTGTTCTTCTACGACACGATCGATTTTCTCGATTCCGCTACGCATGTGAGTCTCAGGCAGTACACCTTGCCGTCATTCCTTCGGGCTGTGCGTCCGCTGGACGCGGGCCTTGACGCATTGTTGATAGGTACGGAGCAGGGTCTTCTCTTGCTCGATGGCCTGACAGGATCGATTCTCGGCGAGAGCCGGTACCTCGGGCCTGCGCTGGCACACGCCGCTTCGCTATCGGCGCGCCGCTTGTCCGATCAGGTCTGGTTGATCGCGGCTGCCACCGGGAATGGCGTCTACAGGTACCGCCTTGCATTGACCGGAACGGTTTTCGCCAACGGATTCGAATGA
- a CDS encoding Ig-like domain-containing protein — translation MSANNGIRAWRAWMKTAGLVAVPLLLSACGASGPMWIPAPLLADASGGVAPSGAYRPFDEALSVGPEDRAELKFSLATLPNGMLRRLTIADGAATVGTEAYALTPEKILRARLVLYADAILEPGYIRVDGAFTPGSDCFADEGTRPVCSETVAGAPIAADADAPTQPLRITQRGYYSFDVTAIVKERIRGGHAGVLRVSSALDAGIGTYGRFEFASKDKVMGQAHVHHQPQLLITLTDAAGLLSATRVTSSVQNVLADPAVADRDFSMDPDLLMNGAPDSPAYALVSPRGIQTGGLTMRSFLNQVGTRGYKVSMTGFVNSGFPSSPAVTPEVAWYRIPNFNIGNARITWNTGWTEPGPGALLATASVRSDIPSQVLAADLSTGYVDALAEAYAQDATTVNFAVAGTTTVPGPVTLDGRRHTGTGHAPRFVTVITPVPTNAPYAFDLNDSTRQVVYCVRHLSSSVCGETLSFRARIGQRFSPTEYIIGVRSVLGETNPEYATPISVAVPLSGPSVDLESDPDPDSQSLAAGFGSLGYQLRVGAANREVGAYQAHVSMPGHNVRAAIAFENLPLPSAVLSGPVRVVIPAGASAAAVPADAAEPFVLNVEDAVVNANIDDTTVWRFASSDASDTLPGEVQRTHGSVPLPMTFGSPGPRTITVTSKGDASITATFSVIVERQSVVTLVPQGAIPVFGQPLTLSAQVADNAGAPVVNGTVRFQAGTTVLAEVPLAAGAADWTTSSLAVGVHAVTAVYDGDPDSFLTGSASAEALFAVDRARTAMTLTAPASVLVGDPVDVTVSLGVVAPGAGAPGGTVVVDDGEASCQFELASASGCTLTPSGSGLRTLTATYPGDVNFLGTQALAPLAVLERAVLSAALDDGRGYARYGRVVDYAVTLRNDGLGAATSVPVEATLSAAFDGAYAQWQCFGAGAGALCAAGGSGPLNDVATIPPGRSLTWLVSVPILRDTAAPDATLALDVGGHAPTGATDINTLVLLRDGLDDPYADGTQILGADAEAILAGTRVHAFVLPPATGRRIDAVLVLRGRALDVRVERTGLDAATALVRLAVHDAHRDERVTPWARVGAAAPLALSALVLDEGVTTLLLEGAETPAAMTVGSAK, via the coding sequence ATGAGTGCCAACAACGGGATACGCGCCTGGCGCGCGTGGATGAAAACCGCGGGGCTGGTCGCCGTACCGCTGCTGCTCAGCGCCTGCGGCGCGTCCGGGCCGATGTGGATTCCGGCGCCGCTGCTGGCGGACGCTTCGGGCGGGGTGGCGCCGTCAGGTGCGTACCGACCGTTCGATGAAGCCCTGAGCGTCGGCCCGGAGGACCGGGCAGAACTGAAGTTCTCGCTGGCCACCTTGCCCAACGGCATGCTGCGGCGGCTGACGATCGCCGACGGCGCGGCGACGGTCGGCACCGAGGCCTATGCGCTGACGCCCGAGAAGATTCTTCGGGCCCGCCTGGTGCTCTATGCCGACGCGATCCTGGAGCCGGGGTACATCCGGGTCGACGGCGCCTTTACGCCGGGCAGCGACTGCTTTGCGGACGAGGGGACTCGGCCGGTCTGCAGCGAGACAGTGGCGGGCGCGCCGATCGCGGCGGATGCCGACGCCCCGACCCAGCCGTTGCGCATCACACAGCGCGGCTACTACAGCTTCGATGTCACGGCGATCGTCAAGGAACGCATCCGCGGCGGCCATGCCGGCGTGCTGCGCGTTTCCTCGGCGCTGGATGCGGGAATCGGCACGTACGGCCGGTTCGAGTTCGCGAGCAAGGACAAGGTCATGGGCCAGGCTCATGTCCACCATCAGCCGCAGCTGCTGATTACGCTGACCGATGCGGCCGGCCTGCTCTCGGCCACGCGCGTCACCAGCAGCGTGCAGAACGTGCTGGCCGATCCGGCGGTGGCGGACCGGGACTTCTCGATGGATCCGGACCTGCTGATGAACGGCGCGCCCGACAGCCCGGCGTACGCGCTGGTCAGCCCGCGCGGCATCCAGACCGGCGGTCTGACGATGCGCAGCTTCCTCAACCAGGTCGGCACGCGCGGTTACAAGGTGTCGATGACGGGCTTCGTGAATTCCGGGTTTCCTTCATCGCCCGCCGTCACGCCGGAGGTCGCGTGGTACCGCATCCCCAATTTCAACATCGGCAACGCGCGCATCACCTGGAACACCGGATGGACCGAGCCGGGGCCAGGCGCACTGCTGGCCACGGCGTCTGTTCGTAGCGACATTCCCAGCCAGGTGCTGGCGGCCGACCTCAGCACTGGCTATGTGGACGCACTCGCCGAGGCGTATGCGCAGGACGCCACCACCGTGAACTTCGCCGTGGCCGGCACCACCACAGTGCCGGGGCCGGTGACGCTGGACGGCCGGCGCCATACCGGCACCGGCCACGCGCCGCGGTTCGTCACCGTCATCACGCCGGTACCGACCAACGCACCGTATGCCTTCGACCTCAACGACAGCACGCGCCAGGTCGTCTACTGCGTGCGCCACCTGAGCAGTTCGGTCTGCGGCGAAACGCTGAGCTTCCGCGCGCGCATCGGCCAGCGCTTCAGCCCGACCGAGTACATCATCGGCGTCCGCTCGGTGCTGGGAGAGACCAATCCGGAATACGCGACGCCGATCAGCGTCGCCGTGCCGTTGAGCGGTCCCAGCGTCGATCTGGAAAGCGATCCGGATCCGGATTCGCAATCGCTGGCCGCGGGCTTCGGCAGCCTCGGCTACCAACTGCGCGTCGGTGCCGCGAATCGCGAGGTCGGTGCCTACCAGGCCCATGTCAGCATGCCTGGCCACAACGTGCGGGCGGCGATCGCCTTCGAGAACCTGCCGTTGCCGTCCGCCGTGCTGTCAGGGCCGGTGCGCGTGGTGATACCGGCCGGCGCCAGTGCGGCGGCGGTGCCGGCCGATGCGGCCGAGCCGTTCGTGCTGAACGTCGAGGACGCCGTCGTCAACGCCAACATCGACGACACCACGGTCTGGCGGTTCGCCAGTTCCGACGCGTCCGACACCCTGCCGGGCGAAGTCCAGCGCACGCACGGCAGCGTGCCCCTGCCGATGACATTCGGTTCGCCCGGGCCGCGTACGATCACCGTGACCAGCAAAGGCGACGCTTCGATCACCGCGACGTTCTCGGTGATCGTCGAGCGACAGAGCGTGGTGACGCTCGTGCCGCAGGGTGCAATCCCGGTGTTCGGCCAGCCGCTGACGCTGAGCGCACAGGTGGCCGACAATGCCGGCGCGCCGGTGGTGAACGGAACGGTGCGATTCCAGGCGGGAACGACCGTGCTCGCCGAGGTGCCCCTGGCCGCCGGCGCCGCCGACTGGACCACTTCCAGCCTCGCGGTCGGCGTACACGCCGTCACTGCCGTCTACGACGGTGACCCGGACAGCTTCCTGACCGGGTCAGCCTCCGCCGAGGCACTGTTCGCGGTCGACCGCGCGAGGACGGCGATGACGCTCACCGCGCCGGCGTCGGTCCTGGTCGGCGACCCGGTGGACGTCACTGTTTCGCTTGGCGTGGTTGCACCAGGTGCCGGCGCACCGGGTGGTACCGTGGTGGTCGACGATGGCGAGGCGTCGTGCCAGTTCGAGCTGGCGTCGGCCAGCGGATGCACGCTGACGCCGTCCGGTTCGGGCCTGCGAACGCTGACCGCGACCTACCCGGGCGATGTGAATTTCCTCGGCACCCAGGCCCTGGCGCCGCTGGCAGTGCTGGAGCGCGCGGTCCTGTCCGCAGCGCTGGACGATGGCCGTGGCTATGCGCGCTACGGGCGTGTCGTCGACTACGCGGTGACGCTGCGCAACGACGGTCTCGGTGCGGCGACATCGGTGCCGGTCGAGGCAACGCTATCGGCCGCCTTCGACGGCGCCTATGCGCAGTGGCAGTGTTTCGGTGCCGGGGCGGGCGCGCTCTGCGCGGCCGGCGGCAGCGGCCCGCTGAACGACGTGGCCACGATTCCGCCGGGCCGCAGCCTGACCTGGCTGGTCAGCGTGCCGATCCTGCGTGACACCGCCGCGCCGGACGCGACGCTCGCGCTCGACGTCGGCGGCCATGCGCCGACCGGCGCGACCGACATCAATACGCTGGTCCTGTTGCGCGACGGCCTGGACGATCCGTACGCAGATGGCACGCAGATCCTCGGCGCGGACGCCGAGGCGATCCTCGCCGGCACGCGCGTGCACGCGTTCGTGCTGCCGCCGGCGACCGGCCGGCGTATCGACGCGGTGCTCGTCCTGCGAGGCCGGGCCCTCGACGTCCGCGTGGAGCGGACCGGGCTCGATGCCGCGACCGCCCTGGTCCGCCTGGCGGTGCATGACGCGCACCGCGACGAGCGCGTCACGCCATGGGCGCGCGTCGGTGCGGCGGCGCCGCTGGCGCTGTCTGCGCTGGTCCTCGACGAGGGCGTGACCACGCTGCTGCTCGAAGGTGCCGAGACGCCGGCGGCGATGACCGTCGGGAGCGCGAAGTAG
- a CDS encoding ADP-ribosylation/crystallin J1 has translation MSEPTITLWRPVGPKELELIQHTDMKAFPPRLPEQPIFYPVLSEDYAIKIARDWNVPESGSGFVTRFEVKTRYLSRYAVQEAGGRAHLEYWIPAEDMDAFNAAIVGRIEVVREFR, from the coding sequence ATGAGCGAACCAACCATCACCCTTTGGCGGCCGGTCGGTCCCAAGGAGCTGGAATTGATCCAGCACACGGACATGAAGGCCTTCCCGCCGAGACTGCCAGAACAACCGATCTTCTACCCCGTGCTCAGCGAGGACTACGCGATCAAGATTGCGCGTGATTGGAATGTTCCGGAAAGCGGTTCCGGTTTCGTGACGCGCTTCGAGGTGAAGACGCGCTACCTGAGCCGCTATGCGGTGCAGGAGGCAGGCGGCCGCGCGCATCTCGAGTACTGGATCCCCGCCGAGGACATGGATGCCTTCAACGCCGCCATCGTCGGTAGGATCGAGGTCGTTCGCGAGTTCCGATAG
- a CDS encoding VOC family protein, translating into MTLAKPITPHLWFATQAREAAAFYCSVFPDSKIESVARLRDTPSGDCDLVAFVLGGQPFMAISAGPVFRFNPSVSFLVSFDASRDSRAREKLDAAWAALIDGGQALMLLDAYPFSPHYGWVQDRNGLSWQLILSEAGAAPRPLIMPFLMFTGAVCGKAEEAGAFYRSVFDGSCAGQLVRYPDGAAPDRAGTVMFSDFRLGETWFAAMDSAHPHGFGFNEAVSFMAIGHDQAGIDRHWARLSAVPEAEQCGWCKDRYGVSWQVTAAVLGELLASGDPVVVERVTRAVLPMHKLDVARIEAAVRADAT; encoded by the coding sequence ATGACCCTCGCCAAACCGATCACGCCGCATCTGTGGTTCGCCACCCAGGCTCGCGAAGCCGCCGCGTTCTACTGCTCGGTGTTTCCCGACTCGAAGATCGAGTCGGTGGCCCGGCTGCGCGACACGCCGTCCGGCGACTGCGACCTGGTGGCCTTCGTCCTCGGCGGGCAACCGTTCATGGCGATCAGCGCCGGGCCGGTGTTCAGGTTCAATCCGTCGGTCTCGTTCCTGGTGAGCTTCGACGCATCGCGCGATAGCCGCGCGCGCGAAAAACTGGACGCGGCCTGGGCTGCGCTGATCGACGGCGGCCAGGCGCTGATGCTGCTGGATGCCTACCCGTTCAGTCCGCACTACGGCTGGGTACAGGACCGCAACGGCCTGTCGTGGCAGTTGATCCTGTCCGAGGCGGGCGCCGCGCCGCGGCCGCTGATCATGCCGTTCCTGATGTTCACCGGTGCGGTCTGCGGCAAGGCCGAGGAGGCCGGCGCGTTCTACCGGTCGGTGTTCGACGGGTCGTGCGCGGGCCAGCTGGTGCGGTATCCGGACGGTGCAGCGCCGGACCGCGCCGGCACCGTGATGTTCTCCGATTTTCGCCTCGGCGAGACCTGGTTCGCGGCGATGGACAGCGCCCATCCGCATGGATTCGGCTTCAACGAGGCGGTCTCGTTCATGGCGATAGGCCACGACCAGGCCGGGATCGACCGCCACTGGGCACGGCTGTCGGCGGTGCCAGAGGCCGAGCAATGCGGCTGGTGCAAGGATCGCTACGGGGTGTCCTGGCAGGTCACGGCAGCCGTGCTCGGCGAGCTGCTGGCCTCGGGCGATCCGGTGGTGGTCGAGCGCGTGACGCGGGCGGTGCTTCCGATGCACAAGCTCGACGTCGCGCGGATCGAGGCTGCGGTGCGCGCCGACGCCACGTGA
- a CDS encoding nuclease-related domain-containing protein, producing MDVPLGAFLPAAVIIALIVIPIGIALVTILLLKRMDRRGKRRSPLTDKLPYQAGAQARQRVDAITTAITERAMQVTLVGPMIMLALLLPRVKWSELRFGWGDWLIVSGTVLAVIGLAWRAVGLAKERRKWQDGMRAEIAAAQQLDRLQAQDCLILHDIPAEKSNLDHVVVGPTAVFVVETKSRRKPGTGKVSATVAYDGNALKFPDWAETKPLAQARAQARWLSDYLNGETGEATPVIPVICLPGWFVQASPEGQRADVRVINPKMTGVFIATHQRARMDTARRNRIVHALHKRYPESSD from the coding sequence GTGGATGTCCCGCTTGGCGCGTTTCTTCCGGCCGCCGTCATCATTGCCTTGATCGTCATTCCGATCGGCATCGCGCTCGTCACGATACTGCTGTTGAAACGAATGGACAGGCGTGGAAAACGGCGCTCGCCATTGACCGACAAGCTGCCCTATCAGGCTGGCGCGCAGGCACGGCAACGCGTCGACGCTATCACCACCGCCATTACGGAACGTGCGATGCAAGTCACGCTGGTCGGACCGATGATCATGCTGGCACTCCTGCTGCCTCGCGTGAAATGGTCCGAGTTGCGCTTCGGCTGGGGTGATTGGTTGATCGTTTCCGGCACGGTGCTGGCCGTCATCGGGCTGGCATGGCGAGCCGTCGGGTTGGCCAAAGAGCGTAGAAAGTGGCAGGACGGTATGCGTGCCGAGATCGCAGCCGCTCAGCAGCTGGATCGCCTGCAGGCGCAAGATTGCCTGATTCTGCACGATATTCCCGCGGAAAAGTCCAATCTGGACCATGTCGTGGTCGGCCCGACCGCCGTGTTCGTGGTCGAAACAAAATCGCGCCGCAAACCTGGTACTGGAAAGGTCTCGGCAACGGTTGCTTACGACGGCAACGCTCTGAAGTTTCCCGACTGGGCGGAAACCAAGCCGCTGGCGCAAGCCCGCGCACAGGCACGCTGGCTCTCCGACTACCTCAACGGCGAAACCGGCGAAGCGACGCCCGTGATACCTGTGATCTGCCTTCCCGGCTGGTTCGTGCAGGCAAGTCCGGAAGGACAACGCGCCGACGTGCGCGTGATCAATCCGAAGATGACCGGCGTGTTCATCGCTACGCATCAGCGCGCACGCATGGACACGGCACGCCGCAATCGCATCGTGCATGCCCTGCACAAGCGCTATCCTGAGTCCTCGGATTGA
- a CDS encoding dienelactone hydrolase family protein, translating to MRQLPPKPTVADFDPEVLQLFDQYVHGLIDRRGFLAGAARFATGAMTAAGLLAVLSPRFAAAQQVKPDDPRLATEYRVFDSPKGYGKARGYLARPAKAAGPLPVVLVVHENRGLNPHIEDVTRRLALENFIAFAPDALHPLGGYPGDEDKAREAFAKLDQAKTRQDFLAAAGLLRGVEGGNGRLGVVGFCYGGGMANFLATQLPELVAAAPFYGPAPALADVPKIKAELLVVLAGEDPRVNATWPPYRAALEQAGVRFALYQPEGTQHGFNNDTTPRYDEKAAREAWTRTLALFERRLRGA from the coding sequence ATGCGCCAGCTTCCGCCCAAGCCGACAGTGGCTGATTTCGACCCCGAAGTGCTGCAGCTCTTCGATCAGTATGTCCATGGCCTCATCGACCGGCGCGGCTTCCTGGCCGGGGCGGCCCGGTTCGCGACGGGGGCGATGACGGCGGCGGGCCTGCTGGCGGTGCTGAGCCCGCGTTTCGCCGCAGCGCAACAGGTCAAGCCGGACGATCCGCGGCTCGCGACCGAGTACCGCGTGTTCGATTCACCCAAGGGCTACGGCAAGGCGCGCGGCTACCTGGCACGGCCGGCGAAGGCGGCCGGGCCGCTGCCGGTGGTGCTGGTCGTGCACGAGAACCGTGGGCTCAATCCGCACATCGAGGACGTGACGCGTCGCCTGGCGCTGGAGAATTTCATCGCGTTCGCGCCGGATGCGCTGCACCCGCTCGGCGGCTACCCGGGTGACGAGGACAAGGCCCGCGAGGCGTTCGCGAAGCTCGACCAAGCCAAGACGCGGCAGGACTTCCTCGCGGCGGCGGGCCTGCTGCGCGGCGTGGAGGGCGGCAACGGCCGGCTCGGCGTGGTGGGGTTCTGCTACGGCGGCGGCATGGCCAACTTCCTGGCGACGCAGCTGCCGGAGCTGGTGGCGGCAGCGCCGTTCTACGGGCCGGCGCCGGCGTTGGCGGACGTGCCGAAGATCAAGGCCGAGCTGCTGGTCGTGCTGGCCGGCGAGGATCCACGCGTCAATGCCACCTGGCCGCCGTACCGGGCCGCCCTGGAGCAGGCCGGCGTGCGGTTCGCGCTGTATCAGCCGGAAGGCACGCAGCACGGCTTCAACAACGACACCACGCCGCGCTACGACGAGAAGGCCGCGCGCGAGGCCTGGACGCGGACGCTGGCCCTGTTCGAGCGCCGGCTGCGTGGTGCGTAG
- a CDS encoding RDD family protein: protein MNAPQGADAGSLGIAGFWRRIVALAIDATALGLVGTVLGAFFFDPLARMGAYARLIGFAIALTYFGIGNSRIASGQTLGKRLMRLRVVDAEGRSLSLVRSLARYVVLAAVFFLNGVWFDPQNAHPLLGYLLALVVFGGMAAIFYLYLFNRRTRQSLHDLAVGSYVVRADAVEQAVSFPRMWHGHLVVVAVLAMAALSVPALLQRFVAQQDWKDLTVMQQALSNQPHVMQAQVMRGWTLTAGKETRYLQSLLRLDAPLTDDSALAERIARQMAQAGSRPIAEDAIGVNLVYGYDMGIASAWKKHLYMFKPGELE, encoded by the coding sequence ATGAATGCACCGCAAGGCGCCGACGCCGGCTCGCTCGGGATCGCGGGTTTCTGGCGCCGCATCGTCGCCCTGGCTATCGACGCCACCGCACTGGGGCTCGTGGGGACCGTTCTCGGCGCGTTTTTCTTCGATCCTCTTGCACGGATGGGCGCCTACGCGCGCCTGATCGGCTTCGCGATCGCGTTGACGTACTTCGGCATCGGGAACAGCCGGATCGCCAGCGGGCAGACGCTGGGCAAGCGGCTGATGCGCCTGCGCGTCGTCGACGCCGAGGGGCGATCGTTGTCGCTGGTGCGCTCGCTGGCGCGTTATGTCGTATTGGCCGCGGTGTTCTTTCTCAACGGCGTCTGGTTCGATCCGCAGAATGCGCATCCTTTGCTCGGCTACCTACTGGCTCTCGTCGTTTTCGGCGGCATGGCCGCCATCTTCTATCTCTACCTGTTCAATCGCCGCACGCGTCAGTCGCTGCACGACCTGGCCGTGGGATCGTATGTGGTACGCGCGGATGCGGTGGAGCAGGCGGTATCGTTTCCGCGCATGTGGCACGGGCATCTTGTGGTGGTCGCCGTGCTGGCGATGGCTGCCTTGAGCGTGCCGGCCCTGCTGCAGCGATTCGTGGCACAGCAGGACTGGAAGGACCTGACGGTGATGCAGCAGGCGCTGTCCAACCAGCCCCATGTCATGCAAGCCCAGGTCATGCGCGGATGGACCCTGACCGCGGGCAAGGAGACGCGCTATCTGCAGTCGCTGCTGCGGCTCGACGCCCCCTTGACCGATGACAGCGCCTTGGCCGAGCGCATCGCTCGACAGATGGCGCAAGCGGGCTCCCGGCCGATTGCCGAAGACGCCATCGGGGTGAATCTTGTTTACGGCTACGACATGGGCATCGCATCGGCTTGGAAGAAGCATCTGTACATGTTCAAACCGGGCGAACTGGAGTAG
- a CDS encoding VOC family protein, with product MIPKNTICLWFDGTALEAATFYAKTFPDSEVKAVHHAPGDYPAGKQGDVLTVEFTVLGVPCLGLNGGPGIKHSEAFSFQVATDDQAETDRLWNAIVGNGGQESACGWCKDKWGLSWQITPRTLTEAFTSPDRAAAKRAFDAMMTMRRIDVAAIEAARRG from the coding sequence ATGATCCCGAAGAACACCATCTGCCTCTGGTTCGACGGCACCGCCCTGGAGGCGGCCACCTTCTATGCCAAGACCTTTCCCGACAGCGAAGTGAAGGCCGTCCACCACGCGCCGGGCGACTACCCGGCTGGCAAACAGGGGGACGTGCTGACGGTCGAGTTCACCGTGCTCGGCGTCCCGTGCCTGGGCCTCAACGGCGGGCCGGGCATCAAGCACAGCGAGGCGTTCTCGTTCCAGGTGGCCACCGACGACCAGGCCGAGACCGATCGCCTGTGGAACGCCATCGTCGGCAACGGCGGCCAGGAAAGCGCCTGCGGCTGGTGCAAGGACAAATGGGGCCTGTCGTGGCAGATCACACCGCGCACCCTGACCGAAGCCTTCACCAGTCCGGACCGGGCGGCCGCCAAGCGCGCCTTCGACGCGATGATGACGATGCGCAGGATCGACGTCGCCGCCATCGAGGCGGCACGCCGGGGTTGA
- a CDS encoding helix-turn-helix transcriptional regulator, whose protein sequence is MTHPSAPAPHLRDLARLRRVRDRIDREYAQPLNVEALARGVAMSAGHLSRQFRAAYGESPYSYLMTRRIERAMALLRRGDLSVTEICFTVGCASLGTFSTRFTELVGVPPSVYRQQATQATAGMPACVARQVTRPIRNREAPAPEPDVA, encoded by the coding sequence GTGACCCATCCGTCCGCCCCTGCGCCACACCTGCGCGACCTCGCGCGGCTGCGCCGCGTCCGCGACCGGATCGACCGGGAGTACGCGCAGCCGCTCAACGTCGAGGCGCTGGCCCGCGGTGTGGCGATGTCGGCCGGGCACCTGAGCCGCCAGTTCCGGGCGGCGTACGGCGAGTCGCCGTACAGCTACCTGATGACGCGGCGCATCGAGCGCGCGATGGCGCTGCTGCGTCGCGGCGACCTCAGCGTCACCGAGATCTGCTTCACCGTCGGTTGCGCGTCGCTGGGCACGTTCAGCACGCGCTTCACCGAGCTGGTCGGCGTGCCGCCCAGCGTCTACCGGCAGCAGGCGACACAGGCAACGGCGGGGATGCCGGCCTGCGTCGCGCGGCAGGTGACGCGACCGATCAGGAATCGAGAAGCGCCGGCCCCCGAGCCGGACGTAGCATGA